The genomic interval ACCTCTGTTGCTCCTACTGGCATGAAAAATCAGATATCTCTCGGAGATGAAACAGAATTTCTCCCTGTGGTAGGGGCTATCTCCGTATAAAACTGGGATACTCAGAGACGCACCAAATAATTCCCTATTTCAGGGACTGCCTCTGCAACGAACCTGGAACAAGAAGACTCCCTCCTAGGTGCTGGACTGGTGTCTGCTGGATTCGTATCAGAGTTCTCCTTCTGCCTCCACATGACAGGGCACATATATGAAGAAATGCTGCAACAGATACACTGAGCTTGAACTTGCTTTGGACTGCACTAGACTGGACTAACTTTTCACTCTCAGCAGGCAACTATAAACCCTTAAACCCTACCCAGTGGTCTGTGATTGGACATGAGGTACAGCAAAAAGTGCAAGGATAAGTATTCAAGAAATAGCACGTTTTAGCATCTGACATTAAACATGGAAGACATAACAGACAAGACAACCTCGAGGTACAAGGGATAGACACAAAACACATAGCAGCTTGCTCCGGGATGCTGCACCAGGACCATTCACTCCTATACCCTCTAACACAACACAGTGACCTTCTAACAAACAGACATACAAAAGATAACAAAGCTAAACACTGGAACATTTTATCAAATTAAAagatttaatatacacaaaataCACTTAGAAAAGATGTAAAAAAGGAAACTGCCGTGATGATCTGCGGAGACATTTGGACAGGTTACAAGCTTTGCTGCATCTCCAGGTATCGGTCCATTGTATCCAGGTTATGTTACTTTTTTGTAGGAGTCTTTCTCCAACAGCCTCTAGGAAACTTTCCACTTGCGACCGATTTGGCTAGTCACATGTAACAAGTCCACAGTGGTATGAAATATTTTGGAATATGCTATTTCTCTATATGAGCACCTTATATAGAATGGATATGTCTGGGAATTGATACAGAATTTGCGAATATGAAATCCTCAAAATGAGGAGGTTCTGAAGTCTTTCAGTCCTGGTGCTTGGACTCAGAGAAGTGACTGTTCTCCCTGGCCCTATTCCTGTATGCAGATTGTTATAAAACAGGAATTATGACATCCATGAATTtgatgttatatttttctctgttaCATACAAAGATTTCACTGGGAAATCAGGCTGTCACAAGTAGTCATAATGTCTAGTATGACCCCACACAAGGGCACTTGGGTTCTTTGCAttaacatgtaaaaaaaagtttaatgatttagggagccttcacacggagtttacgctccgctcattctgaatgcaaactcattcagaataagtggcgttaaaacagatcccattgatttctatgggtgccggcaaacgcactctacccattgaaatcaatcactCTATAGTAACTTCCCTATGGGACTCATAAAAGGGATCCCAACCAATGTACAGTACTCCCTTCATGTTATCCATATATCATTACATATCAGGACAAGTGTACACCATATAGTCCTACTGAAAGGTGACAGATGACACATTAGAAGAATCCTGTGACCATCAAGGATCTTACTATCACTTGTATAGCAGTTTTATTTAACCATTGTAAAAGCTTCTATTATTTATGGAGCTTCCAGTTTGTCCCTGTGTCGGGATTATTTATGTGCCATTAATGACAGTTACTTATAGTTTGGCAGTCCTCCCTTTTTTGCAGGGTACGGTCAGTGTAGTGCACCATAGTGTATAGCGCTTAGTATTAGTCACAGTATGACCACACACCATATCAATGTGGAGGTGTCACAGGAAGTATCACACAGGGCTTCATATCACCTAAGACCAGTCCTGATAATGTATCTTATGGTCAAGTGCACGCATACGCATAGAAGTGTTGTATTTTACTGAAAACTTTACTTCTCTACTTCCTTTCTTCTTGTAACTCGCAGAACAAAATTCAGAGAGAAACCAACTTCTCTTGTTAGTCTGGGCAGCATTGTCTCCATCCATCATGTCCGCAGAGATGTCCGTCTTATTACTCTGTAAGTACAATGATCTTCATGTCTTTCAGTCTGTGATGGGAAATGataagaaggggttaataatctcCTATAAATCCCGGACATTCCTACAAGTTACCGGGCTACACCCCAAGTCTCCCATCCTATGTCCTCTATACGGCTGTGTACAAGGTCTAATGTCAGCTGTGACTACTCCTCATATACCGCCATTACTATGGACTAGTCACTATTATTGTGCTGGAATATCTGATCTTAGATGCTGTGAAGTGAAGAGTTTGAGGAGATTATTAGGATTATTATGCCTACACGTTGCTGATAATTGGAGTGATAGAATAGAATTTGGTCACTATTACATGAATGTTTTGTTCAGTATTTTCCAACGGTATAGACTCAAAGCTTTACTTGGAAATAACTTTGCAGCAATTTATCTTATCAAAGTGATTTTTAtggcacattgtacttcatgttagtggtaaattttagtTGATATATTGTGTgtttaaatatgcaaaaacaggaaattgtaaaaaaaaaaaaaaaaaaacagtattcaaAGTTTTAAATAATCTGCCTGTCATACAgagaatatttatttatataattgtCAGACATTATACGGTTTACAATTTACAAGAACATTTCaaaacccccctttttttttaaatggagcaATTCAGATCAAAAGGAGCTTTGAATTGCCTTTGTATTAGAAACTCCCATACACCAAACTATTCTCAAAACTATAGTCCAGAAAGCATCCAGGAAGTTTCTGAACCCTTTCAatttttcacagcaattaaaacaaaagggagatgaaatttacacatttcaatCTCATTaacacattcatttagccctagaatttacacattctcaAGGGTTTAAAGAGGAAAATCCATCCCACAatctgttatacaatttctccctaGCATGGAATCATCCCATATGTCGATATAAAGTGATGTATGGACAGACAGAAagaggcagaagggaaggagggcCATTAGGAATTTGGAGGGCAGACTTTACTAGAATCATTTTCAGGTGCATTTTGAGGTAAAAGAACAGTATAAACTTTCAAGAATTTACCTCATTGtggaaactaaacccctcaaagaagtAGACTAGTGAGCATGTTGTGAAGGGAAGAATATCTGTGTAAAGATAGACATTGGTTCATTCAGCCATATTGGCCTGTGTTATTATCAGcaagttttctaaaaaaaaaaaaaaaataacctgtgGCGCCGACTGGGCTCTGAGGTGCAGAGCTACCCTGGTGCCACACTTTCCTAACAGTCTGTATCATCCATTTCTAACTCATTGTGAGATTTTCTGGCCTTCTGAAGTAAGATTTCCGAAAAATGTTGATTATTGCAAATGTTGTTTACTGAACATTTTGTTGTTAAAAACCTTGAGAATGTTTCTATTTCCTCTGAGCTTCAGGCTCCTGTGAGACTAGTGATAAGAACTCCAAGGCCACAGCATCCATCTTGGCTGACTGTGCTAACATTGTTAGAGGCTAAGATGGCGGACCACGCAGATatccatgtgttaactcatgtatgcacttttttttttttaatgtaaattgtgagccccacatagagctcacaatgtacttttttatttccctatcagtatgtctttttttggaatatgggatcgaaatccatgcaaacacggggagaacataactccttgcagatgtttttttgtcctcggtgggatttgaacaccaggactccagtgctgcaaggctgcagtgccaaccactgagccaccgtgtggcccctgtatgCACATATTTATCATCTGTAAACGCCCATGAAATATTCTAACCAATTATagttcatatttctatgtgatgtagtttgttacgCTTACGCTGGCATAAAgtcattatttttattatctaATTTCAATAAACTCAGAACACTTTGTATACAGCATCTGAGTGTAGGTCTGTGTCTGTGTTCTCCGAGAGCttgcacccatctttcccagattCGGAAACCAGCAGCATCTACCTCGGGGCATTCCCCTGAAAGTaaacttggcgcccaacgtggggctcaaaCCCATGACCCTGAAATTAggagtctcatgctctacaaaCTGAGCTAAAAttaaccctacagctgtttcatacatttttttttttttttttactattgggatgtgaatagagatgagcgaacactaaaatgttcgaggttcgaaattcgattcgaacagccgctcactgttcgagtgttcgaatgggtttcgaaccccattatagtctatggggaacataaactcgttaagggggaaacccaaattcgtgtctggagggtcaccaagtccactatgacaccccaggaaatgataccaacaccctggaatgacactgggacagcaggggaagcatgtctgggggcataaaagtcactttatttcatggaaatccctgtcagtttgcgattttcgcaagctaacttttccccatagaaatgcattggccagtgctgattggccagagtacggaactcgaccaatcagcgctggctctgctggaggaggcggagtctaagatcgctccacaccagtctccattcaggtccgaccttagactccgcctcctccagcagagccagcgctgattggccgaattccgtactctggccaatcagcactggctaatgcattgtattggcgtgatgaagcagtgctgaatgtgtgtgcttagcacacacattcagctctacttcatcgggctaatagaatgcattggccagcgctgattggccgaattccgtactctggccaatcagtgctggccaatgcattctattagcttgatgaagcagagtgtgcacaagggttcaagcgcaccctcggctctgatgtagcagagccgaggctgcacaagggttcaagcgcaccctcggctctgatgtaggagagccgagggtgcacttgaacccttgtgcaccctcagctctgctacatcagagccgagggtgcgcttgaacccttgtgcacactctgcttcatcaagctaatagaatgcattggccagcgctgattggccaatgtattctattagcctgatgaagtagagctgaatgtgtgtgctaagcacacacattcagctctacttcatcgggctaatagaatgcattggccagcgctgattggccagagtacggaactcgaccaatcagcgctggctctgctggaggaggcggagtctaagatcgctccacaccagtctccattcaggtccgaccttagactccgcctcctccagcagagccagcgctgattggccgaattccgtactctggccaatcagcactggctaatgcattgtattggcgtgatgaagcagtgctgaatgtgtgtgcttagcacacacattcagctctacttcatcgggctaatagaatgcattggccaatcagcgctggccaatgcattctattagcgtgaactgagtttgcacaggggttctagtgcaccctcggctctgctacatcagattgctacatctgatgtagcagtgccgagtgtgcatcagatgtgtagttgagcaaaactgactcagcactgctaagtctctgcattcacataggaatgcattggccagccttcggccaatcagcgctggctctgccggaggaggcggagtgcaaggtcggacctgaatggagactggtgtggagcgatcttagactccgcctcctccagcagagccagcgctgattggtcgagttccgtactctggccaatcagcgctggccaatgcattctattagcccgatgaagtagagctgaatgtgtgtgcttagcacacacattcagctctacttcatcaggctaatagaatacattggccaatcagcgctggccaatgcattctattagcttgatgaagcagagtgtgcacaagggttcaagcgcaccctcggctctgatgtagcagagctgagggtgcacaagggttcaagtgcaccctcggttctcctacatcagagccgagggtgcgcttgaacccttgtgcacactctgcttcatcaagctaatagaatgcattggccagcactgattggccagagtacggaattcggccaatcagcgctggccaatgcatccctatgggaaaaagtttatctcacaaaaatcacaattacacacccgatagagccccaaaaagttatttttaataacattcccccctaaataaaggttatccctagctatccctgcctgtacagctatccctgtctcatagtcacaaagttcacattctcatatgacccggatttgaaatccactattcgtctaaaatggaggtcacctgatttcggcagccaatgactttttccaatttttttcaatgcccccagtgtcgtagttcctgtcccacctcccctgcgctgttattggtgcaaaaaaggcgccagggaaggtgggaggggaatcgaattttggcgcactttaccacgtggtgttcgattcgattcgaacatggcgaacaccctgatatccgatcgaacatgtgttcgatagaacactgttcgctcatttctagatgTGAACATTAAACATCAATTTTTATAATAACTCaccactttagttccaaatttTTCATTTCACAAGGAGTTTATGGAGAAAATGCATCACACAATTTGTTACAATTCTCCTGAACACAAAATCTTCTTATATTTGGTGACAAACTGCTGTATATACACGCGGCAGGGCTCAAGGTGGCAAGAACATATAGTAAGTATTTTCACATTAAATATATTTCACAGAATTCGGCTGTGAAAATTGTACATGACATTATTTGCTattaaatgttgctttaaccaaaTTTTTTCATTCCCAttggtggatggtggataaagatcaCTCACAATATGTTACGTAATTTCTCCCGACTAAGTAAATATCTCCAGATGTGGACATTATACTCccaccccagagtacaataagtgGAGGCTCCAAGGTTGTGAGAAAATATAACAAATGGTTATGttcccctttcctcacctcttctgggcatatCTGTGGCATCCGGCATCATCCTAAGGTCTTTTCCGGCTTCTGCTGACATCTCACACTCCAGGGTTATGTGAGCCATGCCAATGTCAGAATTAATGAGCTTTTTAgatgtaaataaaagttatattttcttATTTAGAGTAAGTTGTAGTTATTAGAGATAAGTCTATTGGGTTCTAGAAATAATCTATTAGTTATACATTTACTCTAAAGGCGACCCTAACCTGTAATATCCTCCAATGTAGAAATGTACCAGGACTATATTCTATCTGATAACTCTTCTTCTATTCTGTTTATAGGGCTGGTTCTCATACAAGAAGGTAAGTGGCCAGATCTGACCTTCCATGCTTTATCCTATAAAATTGACCCTTGTATATAAAGAATAGTGATGTAATTTGTGTCACACAGCCTACTGTGTAAGTTCACACTTGGGGGTTTATTCCATGCTCTGACCCTTGTGGTATTTCCCTATTCATGTATTACATGTAGGTAACTACCAACACATAGGCCAATCTAgagtaagattttttttatacatttataccctaaaaataaaaaaaaacttttcaataTATGCAAGTTTGGGGTAGAGTTGTATTGAGGAGCAACAAACGTCCTCTGGTGCAGAGGTGACTATGCTTTTGGTAACTTACTAACTATGCCTATTAAATGTGATGTATCTTACATTGGACAATTTTTTACTTaattgagatgagcgagtagtattcaatcgaatacctccccgccatatgtattcgtgtaagtggccgaacaccaaggggttaaactcaTCGAATGCTCGATGTCcttaatcccttggtgttcggctgcttacacgaatacctatagTGGGGAGGTatccgatcaaatactactcgttcatctcaaTTACTTAATACTCTTGATATTAACCAGTATTGTGCTATGTCCTCATATTGGGGCTGAgtattttactattttactaGTTATAGTACTAAATAAATGGAATAAACTCTTTAACCAATATCATTATGTCTACAACTCCTCTGTATGGTCTATGATGTCTTATAGGAGCCGCCATCAGACCTGCGGTGACCTTCACTCCAGACTACAAGAAGATCTTTACATCAGAGCAGATAACAATGACCTGTGATGTGGGATCTACTATAGGAGAGAGGATGGATTATATATGGTACAAAGACAGTAAGGAAGTATACAGTAGAAAATCCTATACAATACAGAAGGCTGAAACATCACACAGTGGAAGTTACCAATGTCAGACCAGACCTGGAGAAATAAGTGACCCCGCTAGACTGGAGGTTATTCATGGTGAGTAAATCTACCAGATCATAAATATACAGAcaaggtaactagagatgagagagtagtactcgatcgagtaggtattcgatcgaatactacggtattcgaaatactcatactcgatcgagtaccactcactatttgaatgtaaaagttcgatgcagaaccagcattgattggccgaatgctatacagtcggccaatcaatgctggttcttctacctttagaagtcttctccgtgcagcttcccgcggcttcttccggctctgaattcactctgccaggcatcgggcctgggcagaggcgactgcgcatgtctgcttgtagtgcgggcatgcgcagtcggctctgcccaggcccgatgcctggcagagtgaattcagagccggaagacgccgcggggacgctgcaaggagaagacttctcgggggatccagccgaccctcactcgtggacttggtaagtataatttgattgaacgttgcctacccctgaaacgagcattttccctccatagactataatagggttcgatattcgattcgagtagtcaaatattgaggggctacttgaaacgaatatcgaacctcacacattttactgttcgctcatctctaaaggtaacAAGTTGTATCACACATAGACTGATAAGAGATCATACATCttctcatcttatatcattgtatattgcaGATCGGCTCATCCTGCAGACCCCTCTATATGTCTATGAAGGAGATGACATATATATAAGATGTCACCCCTATCCTGGATACTCTGGAGGAAAGACAAGATTTTACAAAGATAAGAGAAACCTCACAGACTGGTCCGATAATGCAGAATATTATATTAGTAATGTAACCAGGACGACTGCCGGGACATACGCATGCATAAAAAAACTCTTCTATAATGGAAGATATAACCTACATAGAGATGAAGTTTCTGTAtctgtacaaggtaaatccaggaTCATTTCTATAGGAATTATTTGTAGCATTTGTACTATATATTTGGAGCCACTTTGTCTCCTGAAGTCTCAACTACAATTATTGATGGGTGAGGTCGGGTCCAGATTGTTTCCATAGTTTTGGTGCAGATTTCACTATTTACAATGTAGAGGATGAAATACACATCagatcagtatatacagtagtatatgtgACTATAGGGGCTGTGCCATGATAAGAAGTAATGATGTAACCACAGGACAGGACATAACTCGCTGATCCCTGAGGATCCAACCATTGGGATTCCCACCAGTTCCAAAAAGCCTGTTCCCATTCCGCTGTGTGAATAGAGTCACACATGAGATTTGCTGCTCCAATTATTCTTTATAGATCTGCCACAGATACCCGAGCTCTGTACTGGGCAATCTCCAGCAATgtgatagagaatgaatggagcggcAGCATGTATGTTCTCATCACACCCATCTCTAGTGCTCGGTGTGTATATATGTCCCACTAAGACCAGATAGTACACCGCAGCTGTCGTCTTTCAATTGTAGCAGATGTACTGAGGGTATAGTTGAAATCTAAACTGTGCATGTCTCCCAGTGGTCTTTTGTAACCTTATGGGACATATTGGGGCAGAATTAATAACATTGTAATGGTTTAGCCTCTACAACTTTAGCCTGGACAGTCATAAACTGCCCCAGATGTATCCAAGTGTCTGATACTGTTTGATACACTTGATCTATTGTTCttctgtctagtctaaatttattCCATTTCTTAGTAGGCCTAAGGTTGTGGTccaacattgcggaaacgcagcttttttttgttgcagattgtgctgcagtttgagccaaaaccaagaatggctacaaacagGATAAGAAATTTATAGGAGGTTCATTGGGTACATTCAGACggatttttttggaccggattttgatgcggaatctaaaaaacacctcccattgaattcacgACCTGCGACCAGCCCTATCTTGATGCAGACTCCGCGATGGAAATCACCATAGCGTCTGTGTCAAGACCATCCCTCTGgatttggcccattcatttgggcctcatccggagcagaaagtcacgactgtcagaagccgtggCAGGCGGAATATGGTCCGGATTCTGACATGTCtccccacgtcaaaatccggaataaaaaactgtgtgtgaatgtggccttagactaagttcccacagagtttttgggccaggattttgaggccgtttccgactcaaaatcctgacaaaaaagatggctgccattgaaatcaatgggagctgctcaggagttttttccgggagccgtttcttccagatcctggaaaaaaagatgcaacatgctcattcgtcaggccgagtcacctcgcgattggccctgaagacactccatccTCCGGACtaaggcctaatctggagtggagtgcatggctgcatgccggtgcagtgtatcggctttcagttgcggctacctgggatttggatcggaacctgaggcggtctctgtctcaggttccgatccaaaaaacccagtgtgaacttactctcaGACTTCTCCCTTCTCATCAATCCACACCTAATTTTGGCACAAAAAGACCAgagcaaaataagaaaaaaaaaaaaaaaaaaaaaaagctatgcttCCACAATGTTTCTGGCACATACAGTGATAAGTTAGGCCACAGCCCTTTCTGCTCCTTTTTTCGCATGACTTAGAAAAGTGTCTAAAATCCCTAATAAATATGTTGTATAGAGATGAGATGAATAAAGAAATGTTGTCAATATTTTAGGAGAATTTTTGTCAATTTTTGAGTATATAAGAATTCATAGTCATGTTTCTCCCACCAAAGTCGTCTCCTTCTCCTCACACTGTATACTGATATGTGGTCACCATGTTGTACAATATCTTCTAATAAATCTCCCCAGTAATATATTGTTATCACTTTGTTCCTTTCCTAGATCTGTTCTCGACTCCAACAATATCAGTGACCCCACAACCAGTTATTACTACAGATAAGATGGCCCTGACATGTCAGAcaagtctccctcctcctcccagacacaatacacaactgcggattgctttctacagagaaggagggattgttcagggatttggtgtcagtgatacctatgaagtctacaatgtccagctggaggattctgggaaatattcatgtgaggtggaaactacagatggcagagtaaggaagagaagtgcagagaCAATAATCCAGATAGCAGGTGAGTATAGACAATGTGATCTAGGTAACATTATGTTCTGATAAGATCATATTAGACATTTGGGGGATGATCTCCCCTGTAACTGAGGCTGATACGTATAAATATAAATCATACTGTGAAATATCTAAGCAGAATATCTGTGAGTAGGGACAACTGTTATCCCTGCGCTCCCTCATTATGAAATACAATTTTCCTTACCTGGACAACCACAATGAGGTCTCAATGTCCATTTCATTCCTCCCATTTCATGCCGCCACCTCAAGATATATAGAAAAATCAAAGATGATAAGAAACCAAGTAGGACGTCTATGTCACATGGGCTACCtagtatattatacactgagcctTTATAGCCTTCCAGCCCCCTCCCCCTACATGTATAGAACATTCAAGAAGTTGAGCTAAGGGTCTATTTCATGTGCTTGTCTTATGGTCGCTGGTTTGGAACGTGACCTTACACCCCTGTACAACATGGTACAAAGCTAATACGAAGCTGGTATAGGAAGTGGTGGAAGTAACAAGTAGTAATAATAACACATCC from Leptodactylus fuscus isolate aLepFus1 chromosome 7, aLepFus1.hap2, whole genome shotgun sequence carries:
- the LOC142213416 gene encoding Fc receptor-like protein 5, which encodes MTSGPRRLVLIQEGAAIRPAVTFTPDYKKIFTSEQITMTCDVGSTIGERMDYIWYKDNRLILQTPLYVYEGDDIYIRCHPYPGYSGGKTRFYKDKRNLTDWSDNAEYYISNVTRTTAGTYACIKKLFYNGRYNLHRDEVSVSVQDLFSTPTISVTPQPVITTDKMALTCQTSLPPPPRHNTQLRIAFYREGGIVQGFGVSDTYEVYNVQLEDSGKYSCEVETTDGRVRKRSAETIIQIADSIGYTRQNIIRLTLSGCVLVVTALFVLYHIKWMKSMESE